From Humisphaera borealis, the proteins below share one genomic window:
- a CDS encoding DUF4149 domain-containing protein: MNRLFSIVVTLTWGIWTGGLMGVTLSVIALARTFPPRTDGNFALAAPPIFAMFERVQLGLAAAALIFTFAWRLRPGAKGVKSLLFALFALGTVGAVVEATYVAPRINELRVERASREAEFNQAHQLSERLYGGTFVVLVIAGLVLPVAIANDGRKKEAA, translated from the coding sequence ATGAACCGTCTTTTCTCAATCGTGGTGACCCTGACCTGGGGCATTTGGACCGGCGGATTGATGGGCGTGACGCTGTCGGTGATCGCGCTGGCCAGGACCTTCCCGCCCCGGACCGACGGGAACTTCGCTCTGGCCGCGCCACCGATCTTTGCAATGTTCGAGCGCGTGCAGTTGGGGCTCGCGGCGGCAGCGCTGATCTTCACATTTGCCTGGCGACTTCGGCCGGGCGCCAAGGGTGTCAAGAGCCTGCTGTTCGCGTTGTTTGCCCTCGGAACGGTCGGCGCGGTCGTCGAGGCGACCTACGTCGCCCCGCGCATCAACGAACTGCGCGTCGAACGCGCCAGCCGGGAAGCCGAGTTCAATCAGGCTCACCAGCTGTCCGAACGGCTTTACGGCGGCACGTTTGTGGTTCTGGTCATAGCCGGGTTGGTATTGCCCGTCGCGATCGCCAACGACGGACGGAAAAAGGAAGCCGCCTGA
- a CDS encoding lysylphosphatidylglycerol synthase transmembrane domain-containing protein — protein MKEQTDQPAGHSTSAWALQWVAFLLKNVFGWALIVASFIIGPAIPGPGGIPVFIVGFALITFPGKRKLTARVLRGRPVDARSASYRIAATATAFLVPAAVLAYIELQWKLWRYATNELAIATFACYLAVAGLTLWVFWNGRLLNWLIRKVPVIRRRVRPWMRDRGIDLLPPRRRRRFVNVARNSTTTDFMDETILQLDQRHVTRMQHWSVVARRWGKKVLGVVLTIGIFVWILKPIVLNWDKVKDRIWEMNWGRVAIASALFAAYLFTFRALVWRRLLKNFGHKLPIWPTVRIWSTSELARYLPGSVWQVVGRVYLIKPYGVRGSVCSTSQVMELALYLLANLIVALGALTFLGWKSFEGRERTMMIVAAGLVPLLSLALHPKVFYTLADKILVALKKPPIQKRMRWKSLIDLLLWNVLGLTVQGLAIYLVVAELLQLPIAKWWVVTGAFCLSWCAGFLAFWAPGGLGVREAVFIAAMSFAIPHAVRSGQLQDPEQRQLFLIFLSVLLRIWATVGELLLTGLAYLLDWSGAKRGRGEVAG, from the coding sequence GTGAAGGAGCAAACCGATCAACCGGCTGGCCACTCAACGTCCGCCTGGGCGTTGCAGTGGGTCGCGTTCCTGTTGAAGAACGTCTTCGGCTGGGCCCTGATCGTGGCGTCGTTCATCATCGGGCCGGCCATTCCCGGGCCCGGCGGGATTCCAGTCTTCATCGTCGGATTCGCGCTGATCACCTTCCCCGGCAAACGGAAGCTGACGGCCCGCGTGCTGCGCGGCAGGCCGGTCGATGCCCGCAGTGCCTCCTATCGAATCGCCGCGACCGCGACGGCGTTTCTGGTGCCGGCGGCGGTGCTCGCGTACATCGAACTGCAATGGAAGTTATGGCGGTACGCCACCAATGAGTTGGCCATCGCTACGTTTGCCTGCTACCTTGCCGTCGCCGGGCTGACGCTGTGGGTGTTCTGGAACGGCCGGCTCCTGAACTGGCTGATCCGCAAGGTGCCGGTAATCCGCCGTCGCGTCCGTCCGTGGATGCGCGACCGCGGCATCGATCTGCTGCCGCCCAGGCGACGACGTCGATTCGTCAACGTCGCCAGGAACTCGACGACGACCGATTTCATGGACGAAACGATCCTTCAACTCGACCAGCGCCACGTCACCCGGATGCAGCATTGGAGCGTCGTCGCCCGCCGCTGGGGCAAGAAGGTTCTCGGGGTGGTGCTGACCATCGGAATCTTCGTCTGGATTCTCAAGCCGATCGTCCTGAACTGGGACAAGGTCAAAGACCGTATCTGGGAGATGAACTGGGGCCGCGTCGCGATCGCCTCGGCGTTATTCGCCGCCTACCTGTTTACCTTTCGCGCCCTGGTCTGGCGGCGGCTGCTGAAGAACTTCGGGCACAAGCTGCCGATCTGGCCGACGGTCCGCATCTGGTCCACCTCCGAACTGGCCCGCTACCTGCCCGGCTCGGTGTGGCAGGTGGTGGGGCGCGTGTACCTGATCAAACCCTACGGCGTCCGCGGCAGCGTCTGCTCAACGAGCCAGGTGATGGAGCTGGCCCTTTACCTGCTGGCGAATCTGATCGTGGCGCTGGGCGCACTGACATTCCTGGGCTGGAAGAGCTTCGAAGGCCGCGAACGGACGATGATGATCGTTGCCGCCGGCCTGGTGCCGTTGCTGTCGCTGGCGCTGCACCCCAAGGTGTTTTACACGCTCGCCGACAAGATCCTGGTCGCCCTCAAGAAGCCGCCGATCCAGAAACGCATGCGTTGGAAGAGCCTGATCGACCTGCTGCTGTGGAACGTGCTCGGCCTGACGGTGCAGGGATTGGCGATCTACCTGGTGGTCGCCGAGTTGCTTCAGTTGCCGATCGCCAAGTGGTGGGTGGTGACGGGCGCGTTCTGCCTGTCCTGGTGTGCCGGGTTCCTGGCGTTCTGGGCGCCGGGCGGGCTGGGCGTTCGCGAAGCGGTCTTTATCGCCGCGATGAGCTTTGCCATTCCCCATGCCGTCCGCAGCGGCCAATTGCAGGACCCCGAACAACGGCAACTGTTCCTGATCTTCCTCAGCGTCCTTCTCCGCATCTGGGCGACCGTCGGCGAATTGCTGCTGACCGGCTTAGCGTATCTGCTCGACTGGAGCGGGGCCAAACGGGGGCGCGGCGAGGTGGCGGGGTAA
- the eboE gene encoding metabolite traffic protein EboE, producing MPLSTLPLSYCTNVHPGRTVAEVEEGLDRYTVGVAKAFGKPLAAGLWLAKPVVDELLSTAQGVTNFAAGLARRGLTCHTLNAFPFGDFHSTRVKEKVYLPDWSTRDRLTYTEQCAAILAELLPAGVDGSISTLPLGFKGFVHPADFAEQCATMLVAAAVSLADLKRRTGRMIRLAIEPEPFCVLETTEEAIAFFRQLWREADRLSAEPAVREHVGLCYDVCHQAVEFEDIAGSIRQFQSAGVRLNKIHLSCALQLDDPATNTAGRAELKRYVEERYLHQTMASLPGGKVARFVDLCEQLIDLPDADFLAAPAWRVHFHVPVDADRLGPLATTRPQLKEAIAAVASLDYAPHLEVETYTWQVLPGQTKPDLVTGLARELSATAELLSRR from the coding sequence ATGCCCCTGAGCACGCTACCCCTGAGTTACTGCACCAACGTCCACCCCGGCCGAACGGTTGCCGAAGTCGAGGAAGGACTGGACCGCTACACGGTCGGTGTCGCCAAGGCGTTCGGAAAACCGCTGGCGGCGGGCCTGTGGCTCGCAAAGCCCGTCGTCGATGAGCTGCTTTCAACCGCGCAAGGCGTAACAAACTTCGCCGCCGGACTCGCCCGGCGCGGACTGACGTGCCACACCCTCAACGCGTTCCCCTTCGGCGACTTCCATTCGACCCGCGTCAAGGAAAAGGTTTACCTCCCCGATTGGTCCACCCGCGACCGACTGACCTACACCGAGCAGTGTGCGGCGATCCTGGCCGAGCTGTTGCCGGCGGGTGTCGATGGCAGCATCTCCACGCTGCCGCTCGGTTTCAAAGGGTTCGTTCACCCGGCGGACTTCGCGGAGCAATGCGCGACGATGCTGGTCGCCGCCGCCGTCTCACTGGCCGATCTCAAGCGGCGTACGGGCAGAATGATCCGCCTGGCGATCGAACCCGAGCCGTTTTGCGTCCTGGAAACCACCGAGGAAGCGATCGCGTTTTTCCGACAGCTTTGGCGTGAGGCTGACCGCCTCTCTGCCGAGCCGGCCGTTCGCGAGCACGTCGGCCTCTGCTATGACGTCTGCCACCAGGCGGTCGAGTTCGAAGACATCGCCGGCTCGATCCGGCAATTTCAGTCGGCGGGCGTTCGCCTCAACAAGATCCACCTGAGCTGCGCCCTGCAACTGGACGACCCCGCGACCAATACCGCAGGTCGCGCCGAGCTGAAACGCTATGTCGAAGAGCGGTACCTGCATCAGACGATGGCGAGCCTGCCGGGCGGAAAGGTGGCACGGTTTGTCGACCTGTGCGAACAGTTGATCGATCTGCCTGATGCCGACTTCCTCGCCGCCCCCGCCTGGCGGGTGCATTTTCATGTGCCGGTGGACGCCGACCGGCTGGGCCCGCTCGCGACCACCCGGCCGCAGTTGAAGGAAGCGATCGCCGCCGTCGCCTCGCTGGACTATGCGCCCCACCTGGAAGTCGAAACCTACACCTGGCAGGTGCTGCCCGGACAGACCAAGCCCGACCTGGTGACCGGCCTGGCCCGTGAGTTGTCGGCAACGGCCGAGCTGCTGTCGCGGCGATGA
- a CDS encoding four helix bundle protein, with the protein MTYERFEDTPAWQAAITLAHRVFDLVDDLAFMGQGDLRNQLQRSSLSISNNIAEGFERGSTNELIQYLYIAKGSAGETRSGLRFAEGRPKMRHLHSDISATIQLSESVARQLRGWANSLQNSDIAGQRRMTEQSQAEYRQKERTAKFMEKLNDIRNGRSSASASET; encoded by the coding sequence ATGACCTACGAGCGCTTCGAAGATACGCCCGCCTGGCAGGCGGCGATCACTTTGGCCCACAGGGTCTTCGATCTGGTGGACGACCTCGCGTTCATGGGACAAGGCGACTTGAGAAATCAGCTTCAGCGATCGTCGTTGTCGATCTCGAACAACATCGCCGAAGGGTTTGAACGAGGATCGACGAATGAGTTGATCCAATACCTGTACATCGCCAAAGGCTCAGCGGGCGAGACGCGCTCGGGCCTTCGATTCGCAGAAGGCAGGCCGAAGATGCGACACCTTCACTCCGATATTTCGGCGACGATTCAGTTGTCAGAGTCGGTCGCGCGTCAGCTTCGTGGTTGGGCGAACAGCCTTCAGAACTCGGACATCGCCGGCCAGCGCCGAATGACCGAGCAGTCCCAGGCGGAGTATCGTCAGAAGGAGCGGACCGCGAAGTTTATGGAGAAGTTGAACGACATTCGCAATGGAAGGAGTTCGGCGTCGGCGTCGGAGACATGA
- a CDS encoding DUF4351 domain-containing protein, which translates to MDHDRLFKQLLQTYFVEFLELFCADLLAHIEPGSIEFLDKEIFTDLAGGDRHEVDLLVKCRFRGEWVCFLIHVEVQASPQADFAARMFWYFARLTESHKLPVYPIALFTFDTPQRPEADTFEVAFPGRPVLSFRYHAIQLNQLNWRDFVRRPNPVAAALMTKMKIATEDRPRVKLECLRLMVTLKLDRAKQALIREFMDSYLRLSAAEMGVYNRELKSIDPPEREAVMEVINEWEALGEARGIALGEARGIAMGEARGKADLVLGLLRQRFGAVPDELRQHVTSLSSSKLQEFGEAVLGFSSAADAKAWIAVHG; encoded by the coding sequence GTGGACCACGACCGCCTCTTTAAACAACTCCTGCAGACTTATTTCGTCGAGTTCCTGGAGTTGTTCTGCGCGGATCTGCTGGCGCACATAGAACCCGGCAGCATCGAGTTCCTGGACAAGGAGATCTTCACCGATCTCGCCGGTGGCGACCGCCATGAGGTGGACCTGCTCGTGAAATGCCGTTTTCGCGGCGAGTGGGTGTGCTTTCTGATTCATGTGGAAGTCCAGGCGTCGCCGCAGGCAGACTTTGCGGCACGGATGTTCTGGTACTTTGCGAGGCTGACCGAATCACACAAACTGCCGGTCTACCCGATCGCACTGTTCACGTTCGATACGCCCCAGCGGCCGGAGGCCGACACGTTCGAGGTGGCGTTCCCCGGCCGGCCGGTGTTGTCGTTTCGGTATCACGCGATTCAGCTCAATCAATTGAACTGGCGGGATTTCGTCCGTCGGCCGAACCCGGTCGCCGCGGCGCTGATGACAAAGATGAAGATCGCGACCGAGGACCGCCCGCGGGTCAAGCTGGAATGCCTGCGGCTGATGGTGACGCTGAAGCTGGACCGGGCAAAACAGGCTTTGATCCGTGAGTTTATGGATTCCTATCTTCGCTTGAGTGCCGCAGAGATGGGGGTGTACAATCGGGAGCTGAAGTCGATCGACCCGCCAGAACGCGAGGCTGTTATGGAAGTCATCAACGAATGGGAAGCATTGGGAGAGGCGCGGGGTATCGCGCTCGGCGAAGCACGCGGCATCGCGATGGGAGAAGCCCGTGGAAAGGCCGACCTTGTGCTAGGCCTGCTACGACAAAGGTTCGGAGCGGTGCCCGATGAGCTGCGGCAACACGTAACATCCCTCTCGTCCTCAAAACTGCAGGAGTTTGGTGAAGCCGTGCTCGGATTCTCGTCGGCGGCGGACGCCAAAGCCTGGATCGCGGTTCATGGCTGA
- a CDS encoding ABC transporter permease produces MLGIHHYLWRLIPANPILLRVVDSGGKRRRDLFIRCAYLGLLVAFVVISLVSASGTGGSGSLSSLAKTSASLFQSMSYLQLGLVALLAPVFTAGAITQEKDSQTYDILLATPLTNGQIVLGSLLSRLFFIIALLVSGIPVFSITQIFGGVAIKSIVLSFLLAAGTAFATGALAMAIATFKVGTRRTIFSFYLFIVVYMAGGIVLDTFPQFQVRGRTVTQGIESHISYFTAFNPFLALRVIFKDPTYAPPNFEDLPAAQQSWPVGYMLSNPTGFYISFMFLFSFVLVLPSIALLRRMAQSSTNLRSQILQKLKLSKGDRNRKPRTVWTNPIAWREARTKASAARATVLRYSFILIGLGAAVYLVIAYANTSAPVNAIVRGSYDERLEQITLPALDGKGSPKTLNVIPGGTKVVLPTDNPDDEPEEVDLRRMQGTMEVVSYTTFAEAPPTQNSFVKGQMGRRDPSRFLNTLVVRPPARGLDAGLARKYLLGLCAVEFAVILLIVTNAAASTVTREKEDGTLDLLLSSPITSRYYIWGKLRGLVSFVMPLVAVPVVSAGLFVVYDIFQQITGTSGELFQWLVFPEAVLLLPGMLIIICAFAAILGMQMSLRCRTTVAAVMSSVGIVVGICAGMGWCGYSFLDSSQNQMALIVGSFSPFTLMQMLIDPYASGRNYRGISASALWTARSIVTVTTLVAVGIYVAIVWQMYTGMVKGFDMTIRKQSR; encoded by the coding sequence ATGCTCGGCATCCACCACTATCTCTGGCGACTCATCCCCGCCAACCCCATCCTCCTCCGGGTCGTCGATTCCGGCGGGAAGCGGCGGCGCGATCTGTTTATCCGCTGCGCCTACCTCGGCCTGCTGGTCGCATTTGTCGTCATCTCGCTCGTCAGTGCTTCCGGCACTGGCGGGTCGGGCAGCCTGTCTTCGCTCGCCAAGACCTCCGCCAGCTTGTTCCAGAGCATGAGCTACCTGCAGCTCGGGCTGGTGGCGCTGCTGGCACCGGTGTTTACCGCCGGGGCGATTACCCAGGAAAAGGACAGCCAGACGTATGACATCCTGCTCGCCACGCCACTGACCAACGGGCAGATCGTGCTCGGTTCACTCCTGAGCCGGCTGTTTTTTATCATCGCCCTGCTCGTCAGCGGCATACCGGTTTTCTCGATCACGCAGATCTTCGGCGGCGTCGCGATCAAGAGCATCGTTCTCTCGTTCCTGCTGGCGGCGGGGACGGCGTTTGCCACGGGGGCGCTCGCGATGGCGATCGCCACCTTCAAGGTCGGCACCCGCCGGACGATTTTCAGCTTCTACCTGTTCATCGTCGTCTACATGGCCGGCGGAATCGTGCTGGATACGTTCCCGCAGTTCCAGGTCAGGGGCCGTACCGTCACGCAGGGCATTGAATCGCACATCAGCTACTTCACGGCGTTCAACCCGTTCCTGGCGCTGCGGGTGATCTTCAAAGACCCCACCTACGCCCCGCCGAACTTCGAAGACCTGCCGGCCGCCCAGCAGTCCTGGCCGGTGGGTTACATGCTGAGCAACCCGACCGGGTTTTACATCAGCTTCATGTTCCTGTTCAGCTTCGTGCTGGTGTTGCCGTCGATCGCGCTGCTTCGACGGATGGCGCAAAGCTCGACCAATTTGCGGTCGCAGATCCTGCAGAAGCTGAAGCTGTCCAAAGGCGACCGCAACCGCAAGCCGCGAACCGTCTGGACCAACCCGATCGCGTGGCGCGAAGCCCGCACCAAGGCGTCGGCCGCCCGGGCGACCGTGCTGCGGTACAGCTTTATCCTCATCGGCCTCGGGGCGGCGGTGTACCTGGTCATCGCGTACGCCAATACGTCGGCGCCGGTGAATGCCATCGTCCGCGGCAGTTACGACGAACGGCTGGAGCAGATCACCCTCCCGGCGCTCGACGGCAAGGGCTCGCCGAAGACATTGAACGTCATTCCCGGCGGGACGAAGGTGGTCCTGCCAACGGACAATCCGGACGACGAACCTGAAGAAGTCGACCTTCGGCGGATGCAGGGGACGATGGAAGTCGTGAGCTACACGACCTTCGCCGAAGCGCCGCCGACGCAGAACTCGTTCGTCAAAGGGCAGATGGGCCGGCGCGACCCGTCGCGGTTCCTTAACACGCTCGTGGTCCGCCCGCCGGCCCGCGGGCTGGACGCCGGCCTGGCCCGCAAGTACCTGCTCGGGCTGTGCGCGGTGGAGTTCGCGGTCATCCTTCTGATCGTCACCAACGCCGCCGCCAGTACGGTCACCCGCGAAAAGGAAGACGGCACGCTCGACCTGCTGCTGAGCAGTCCGATCACCAGCCGGTATTACATCTGGGGCAAGCTCCGCGGGCTCGTCAGTTTCGTCATGCCGCTTGTCGCGGTGCCGGTGGTCAGTGCGGGCCTGTTCGTCGTGTACGACATTTTCCAGCAGATCACCGGGACCAGTGGCGAACTGTTCCAATGGCTCGTTTTCCCCGAGGCGGTGCTGCTGCTGCCGGGCATGCTGATCATCATCTGCGCCTTCGCGGCGATCCTGGGTATGCAGATGTCGCTCCGCTGTCGCACGACGGTCGCGGCGGTGATGAGCAGTGTCGGCATCGTGGTCGGCATCTGCGCCGGCATGGGTTGGTGCGGCTACAGCTTCCTGGATTCGAGCCAGAACCAGATGGCGTTGATCGTCGGCAGTTTCAGCCCATTCACGCTGATGCAGATGTTGATCGACCCCTACGCCAGCGGGCGCAACTACCGCGGGATTTCCGCCAGCGCCCTGTGGACCGCACGGTCCATCGTCACCGTGACCACACTCGTCGCGGTCGGCATTTACGTCGCGATCGTCTGGCAGATGTACACGGGCATGGTGAAGGGGTTCGACATGACAATCCGCAAGCAAAGCCGGTAA
- a CDS encoding glycosyltransferase family 2 protein, translating to MKISIVTPTLNRRDYLASTGQSILSQKGQFDLEWIVVDGGSTDGSVPWLEELSRRNCRVRYTSEPDAGQSDAINKGLAMATGDVVAWLNADDLYADDTLAAVAQVFEANAGVQWLVGGYEVIDADGRSIRRSIVRYKRRRLARYSYAALLRENIIPQPAVFWRRSFGEQIGRLDTSLHWTMDYDLWLRMAKQSPPRVLDRLLARFRHHGTSKSGDFNRRQFDEGYEVARRHACGDRRSLVIHRLNVEKIVWAYRVMRLIGK from the coding sequence ATGAAGATCTCCATCGTGACGCCAACCCTGAACCGCCGCGATTACCTCGCCTCGACCGGCCAGAGCATCCTGTCGCAGAAGGGACAGTTCGATCTCGAGTGGATCGTGGTCGACGGCGGCAGTACGGACGGAAGCGTCCCCTGGCTGGAGGAGTTGTCCCGGCGGAATTGCCGCGTTCGGTACACGAGCGAGCCCGACGCCGGACAGTCGGACGCGATCAACAAGGGTTTGGCGATGGCGACCGGCGATGTCGTCGCATGGCTGAATGCCGATGACCTGTACGCCGACGATACGCTGGCCGCCGTCGCGCAAGTGTTCGAGGCGAACGCAGGCGTGCAATGGCTGGTCGGCGGGTATGAGGTCATCGATGCCGACGGCCGATCGATCCGCCGATCGATCGTACGGTACAAGCGTCGGCGATTGGCGCGGTACAGCTATGCGGCGCTGCTGCGGGAGAACATCATTCCCCAGCCGGCCGTGTTTTGGCGGAGATCGTTCGGCGAGCAGATCGGCCGGCTCGACACCTCATTGCACTGGACGATGGATTACGACCTCTGGTTGCGGATGGCAAAGCAGTCCCCGCCGCGTGTGCTTGATCGGCTGCTGGCGCGGTTCCGCCATCACGGAACCAGCAAGTCCGGCGACTTCAATCGAAGGCAGTTCGACGAAGGTTATGAAGTTGCGCGTCGCCACGCCTGTGGCGACCGTCGAAGCCTGGTCATTCATCGGCTCAACGTCGAGAAGATTGTCTGGGCGTACCGTGTGATGCGGCTGATCGGGAAGTGA
- a CDS encoding ArnT family glycosyltransferase, giving the protein MSDRVLSMADRYRYWLLALTLVLYIAGFNAQWRLEPDSALYLSIGRNLVEGQGYTFHGKDHRLAYPGVPMLFAAIFKVFGTGSLVPHLVVLWLMGLATLALVYRLFFLHAGRPTAVLMTFGVAISRVFYRYTFELLTDLPFLFGVMAFFVGYEAIFHRRSGKTGEESRVAGRAIWLDGVLMLAGLAIAISTRPSMLALVLAAVLSAIWSLVRGKARWGHLVVAALIVAAVAVFYVKDPRSENSAGSVSTSYAEEDQLFNLNVESLVQFARKAGGNAWEVLNGAVVKASFGLQVVPGLNAILSVTVLLAGILLVRTRPLWGMWVLATLAMVLLVPKPLDRYFLPVVPVLVFAWWNFVRWAESRFTAIRGRYVFLLLFGLGGICNILSTVDFVIQNRRLPFLTYYKEGRYASVYDVAKMIESSTPPSGSVGDPKTTWVAVPDKFARILSFLSRRYCIEPDRYSALDPRTQNVFVLTPLRSQQSESDSARQPTEVWLQSRGAGIEPVPIAAVPNKNPDDRRPFTLHDVVPAEALATRPTTTTSPAATNPAPNPQGPR; this is encoded by the coding sequence TTGTCCGACCGCGTCCTGTCGATGGCCGACCGGTACCGGTACTGGCTGTTGGCGCTCACGCTTGTTCTCTACATCGCGGGTTTTAATGCCCAGTGGCGGCTGGAGCCTGACAGCGCCCTCTACCTGTCCATCGGGCGGAACTTGGTCGAAGGGCAGGGTTACACCTTCCACGGAAAAGACCATCGCCTGGCCTATCCAGGCGTGCCGATGCTCTTTGCCGCAATCTTCAAAGTCTTCGGCACCGGCAGCTTGGTGCCGCACCTGGTCGTTTTGTGGCTGATGGGATTGGCAACCCTCGCGCTGGTGTATCGGTTGTTCTTCCTCCACGCCGGACGCCCGACCGCCGTGCTGATGACCTTCGGCGTCGCCATCAGCAGGGTGTTCTACCGATACACGTTCGAGCTACTGACGGATCTGCCGTTCCTGTTCGGCGTAATGGCATTCTTCGTCGGGTACGAGGCGATCTTCCATCGGCGATCGGGGAAGACCGGCGAAGAATCGCGCGTCGCAGGGCGGGCGATCTGGCTGGATGGCGTGCTGATGCTCGCAGGGCTGGCGATCGCGATTTCCACCCGCCCGTCGATGCTGGCGCTCGTCCTGGCCGCCGTGCTCAGCGCGATCTGGTCGCTGGTGCGCGGGAAGGCGAGGTGGGGACACCTGGTGGTTGCGGCACTGATTGTCGCCGCCGTCGCGGTGTTCTATGTGAAAGATCCCCGAAGCGAGAACAGTGCCGGGTCGGTCAGCACGAGCTACGCCGAAGAAGACCAGCTGTTCAACCTCAACGTCGAGAGCCTCGTACAGTTCGCACGCAAAGCTGGCGGAAATGCCTGGGAGGTGCTCAACGGGGCGGTGGTCAAGGCATCGTTCGGGTTGCAGGTGGTGCCGGGTCTGAACGCGATTCTGTCGGTCACCGTACTGCTGGCCGGCATACTGCTCGTTCGCACCCGACCGCTCTGGGGTATGTGGGTGCTGGCGACGCTGGCGATGGTTCTGCTGGTGCCCAAACCGCTGGACCGGTACTTCCTGCCCGTCGTCCCGGTGCTGGTGTTTGCCTGGTGGAACTTCGTACGCTGGGCGGAAAGTCGATTCACGGCGATCAGGGGACGGTACGTCTTCCTGCTTCTGTTCGGGCTCGGCGGGATCTGCAATATTCTGTCGACGGTGGACTTCGTGATCCAGAATCGCCGGCTGCCGTTTCTGACCTATTACAAGGAGGGTCGATACGCGTCGGTGTACGACGTGGCGAAGATGATCGAATCCAGCACGCCGCCGAGCGGTTCAGTAGGCGATCCGAAAACGACCTGGGTTGCGGTGCCGGATAAGTTCGCGCGCATCCTCTCGTTCCTGAGCCGCCGGTACTGCATCGAACCCGATCGGTACAGCGCGCTCGACCCGCGAACCCAGAACGTCTTCGTTCTGACGCCGTTGCGTTCGCAGCAGTCGGAGTCCGACAGCGCCCGGCAGCCGACGGAAGTCTGGCTGCAGTCGCGGGGGGCGGGGATCGAACCGGTCCCCATCGCGGCCGTGCCGAACAAGAACCCGGACGATCGTCGTCCGTTCACGCTGCATGACGTCGTACCGGCCGAGGCGCTGGCCACCAGGCCGACGACCACGACATCACCGGCGGCTACGAATCCGGCACCGAATCCCCAGGGCCCGCGATGA
- a CDS encoding ABC transporter ATP-binding protein has translation MIKTVNLTKRYGSLVALSNLNLEIHEGDCFGFIGPNGAGKSTTIKILATLLQPTWGEARVCDFVVGYQSRQIRPLIGYVPDYFGAYEDMVVQEYLEFFAAAYNINGVERNKVVEQVLELTDLGYKRDAPVDGLSRGMKQRLSIARVLLHDPKVLLLDEPAGNLDPRARIEMRELLKELQRMGKTILISSHILPELQDLCNTVGIIEQGELIYSGPWTDIVRKARGGMILHVGVPDDQQVKAASLLSEDPNVESVNPLDTYMEVALKDGVTDYSFVPEKLLANGMKLRLLKEEEVNLETAFMRLTKGMVQ, from the coding sequence ATGATCAAGACCGTCAATCTCACCAAGCGCTACGGCAGCCTTGTCGCGCTGTCGAACCTGAACCTGGAGATCCACGAAGGGGACTGTTTCGGGTTCATCGGCCCCAACGGCGCGGGCAAGAGCACGACGATCAAGATCCTCGCCACGCTGCTTCAGCCGACGTGGGGCGAGGCGCGGGTGTGCGACTTTGTCGTCGGCTACCAGAGCCGTCAGATCCGCCCGCTGATCGGCTACGTGCCCGACTACTTCGGTGCGTACGAAGACATGGTCGTTCAGGAGTACCTGGAGTTCTTCGCCGCCGCGTACAACATCAACGGCGTCGAGCGGAACAAGGTCGTCGAGCAGGTACTGGAACTCACCGACCTCGGCTACAAGCGCGACGCCCCGGTTGACGGCCTGAGCCGCGGCATGAAGCAGCGGCTGAGCATCGCCCGCGTGCTGCTGCACGACCCCAAGGTCCTGCTGCTGGACGAACCGGCCGGCAATCTTGACCCGCGTGCCCGTATCGAGATGCGCGAGCTGCTCAAAGAGCTGCAGCGCATGGGCAAGACGATCCTCATCAGTTCGCACATCCTGCCCGAATTGCAGGATCTGTGTAACACGGTGGGCATCATCGAGCAGGGCGAACTCATCTATTCCGGCCCCTGGACCGACATCGTCCGAAAAGCCCGCGGCGGCATGATCCTGCACGTCGGTGTCCCCGACGACCAGCAAGTCAAAGCTGCCAGCCTGCTGAGCGAAGACCCGAACGTCGAGAGCGTCAACCCGCTGGACACGTACATGGAAGTCGCGCTCAAAGACGGCGTGACGGATTACTCGTTCGTGCCGGAAAAGCTGCTGGCCAATGGGATGAAGCTGCGGCTGCTCAAGGAAGAAGAGGTGAACCTGGAGACGGCGTTTATGAGGTTGACGAAAGGGATGGTGCAGTAG